The genomic region AACTGTGTAGCAAATCCGGTTGCAACAAATAAATCAAAGAATTTTTCCAAGCTCATCTTACAAGCATTGACCGCATAATCTGCAGCTTCACCAAGATTTCGCATTGCATCGTCTAAATATTGTTCATCATAAGCGTGCATCATCAGGGGTTACCTCCTCACGAATAATATCTCTCATAAACAATCCATTTAAATCTTCTTTTTCAAGTTCAGCATTAAATGCTTCTCTTGCTTCATCATCTCTTGCCTTGCGCTTTGCATAGTAAATTGTATTGTCGCAAACTTCATACGACACAAATTTAATCTCATCGAATGCTTTTTTGCTTTTCAAAACAACCTGTTCTCCAAGCTTACCAAGACGCATAGTGTAAGATAACTGATTGAGTGAAATTTCGTTATTAACAAAAGCTCTTGCAAATGAGAAATACGAGTCATCAGCACGATAGCCGATAATTGCATCATAGCCTTCTGTGTCGGGCATGAAATGATCGATAAGCCATTCACGACCACGTTTCATAACCGGAGTAGATAAACGAACCTTTCTGTTCTTCATCAAAATCGCAAGCCAATGTAAAATGGTATATTCGCCTGAGGAAAGATTTAAAACCTTAAGGCTAGACAAATCTATCTCGTATTTATTTACAAAGCCGTCAACATCTTCGGTACAAGCCCATTCTTTTGCAAGCTCAATGTGCTCTGTGCAATAAAATCCTCTGCCGTAATCGTTATAGGTTTTACCCTTGCC from Oscillospiraceae bacterium harbors:
- a CDS encoding DUF3990 domain-containing protein, with translation MSTLTIYHGSPEIIEKPQFGKGKTYNDYGRGFYCTEHIELAKEWACTEDVDGFVNKYEIDLSSLKVLNLSSGEYTILHWLAILMKNRKVRLSTPVMKRGREWLIDHFMPDTEGYDAIIGYRADDSYFSFARAFVNNEISLNQLSYTMRLGKLGEQVVLKSKKAFDEIKFVSYEVCDNTIYYAKRKARDDEAREAFNAELEKEDLNGLFMRDIIREEVTPDDARL